A genomic region of Sander lucioperca isolate FBNREF2018 chromosome 6, SLUC_FBN_1.2, whole genome shotgun sequence contains the following coding sequences:
- the cish gene encoding cytokine-inducible SH2-containing protein isoform X2, with protein MREGTVPPTPCLQSTPPLWDPTKDLRAIASNFCYLENSEWYWGAVTAAQAHAALQEASEGAFLVRDSSHPLYMLTLSVRTARGPTSIRIQYNGAQFLLDSSSPARPSLSSFPNVPSLVQHYMGPERKAEEGKVVEEAPSKPSQQTIQETSVVLKLKRPVYKPQGLPSLQHLTRLVINRHSDCPDQLPLPRPLLRYIQNYPFKV; from the exons ATGCGGGAAGGAACTGTACCTCCTACTCCTTGCCTTCAAAGCACCCCTCCGCTATGGGACCCTACAAAGGACCTGCGGGCGATTGCCAGCAACTTCTGCTATCTGGAAAATTCAG AATGGTACTGGGGAGCTGTAACTGCAGCACAGGCCCATGCTGCACTTCAAGAGGCATCTGAAGGAGCTTTTTTGGTACGAGACAGCAGCCACCCTCTGTACATGCTGACCCTCTCGGTCAGGACTGCACGCGGTCCCACCAGTATACGGATCCAGTACAACGGCGCACAGTTTTTGCTTGACTCCAGCTCCCCGGCCCGGCCCAGCCTGTCGTCCTTCCCCAACGTGCCCAGCCTGGTGCAGCACTACATGGGACCAGAGAGGAAAGCAGAGGAGGGTAAGGTGGTGGAGGAGGCCCCTTCAAAACCCTCTCAGCAGACAATTCAGGAGACATCTGTGGTGTTAAAACTGAAGCGGCCTGTGTACAAGCCCCAGGGCCTCCCCTCCTTACAGCACCTCACACGCCTGGTCATTAACAGGCACTCTGACTGCCCCGACCAGCTACCACTCCCGAGGCCTCTGCTGCGTTACATACAGAATTATCCCTTCAAGGTATGA
- the cish gene encoding cytokine-inducible SH2-containing protein isoform X1 has product MILCLPGPRAPLPAAPSTEAPRGMREGTVPPTPCLQSTPPLWDPTKDLRAIASNFCYLENSEWYWGAVTAAQAHAALQEASEGAFLVRDSSHPLYMLTLSVRTARGPTSIRIQYNGAQFLLDSSSPARPSLSSFPNVPSLVQHYMGPERKAEEGKVVEEAPSKPSQQTIQETSVVLKLKRPVYKPQGLPSLQHLTRLVINRHSDCPDQLPLPRPLLRYIQNYPFKV; this is encoded by the exons ATGATTCTTTGTTTACCAGG TCCCAGAGCTCCTCTGCCCGCAGCTCCATCCACTGAAGCCCCACGGGGCATGCGGGAAGGAACTGTACCTCCTACTCCTTGCCTTCAAAGCACCCCTCCGCTATGGGACCCTACAAAGGACCTGCGGGCGATTGCCAGCAACTTCTGCTATCTGGAAAATTCAG AATGGTACTGGGGAGCTGTAACTGCAGCACAGGCCCATGCTGCACTTCAAGAGGCATCTGAAGGAGCTTTTTTGGTACGAGACAGCAGCCACCCTCTGTACATGCTGACCCTCTCGGTCAGGACTGCACGCGGTCCCACCAGTATACGGATCCAGTACAACGGCGCACAGTTTTTGCTTGACTCCAGCTCCCCGGCCCGGCCCAGCCTGTCGTCCTTCCCCAACGTGCCCAGCCTGGTGCAGCACTACATGGGACCAGAGAGGAAAGCAGAGGAGGGTAAGGTGGTGGAGGAGGCCCCTTCAAAACCCTCTCAGCAGACAATTCAGGAGACATCTGTGGTGTTAAAACTGAAGCGGCCTGTGTACAAGCCCCAGGGCCTCCCCTCCTTACAGCACCTCACACGCCTGGTCATTAACAGGCACTCTGACTGCCCCGACCAGCTACCACTCCCGAGGCCTCTGCTGCGTTACATACAGAATTATCCCTTCAAGGTATGA